The genomic window GCAGTTTAGAAGCTCACCAAAACGCGGCCAAACCTGGTCTGTGCTCATCTCACCGCTCAGAAACTCATAGAGCAAAGGCTTGAAGATAAAGCGTTCCTTCTGGTCAATCAGAACAATCGGTTGAGAGTAGCGCTGGTGGCACAGGTGTAGGGCCGTAAATAGCCCTGTAAAACCACCACCTAGGACGACTGTGGGATGGACTGTTTGCTTCAAGTGTTAGGTCCTCATTCACATTAGCGCTCAATCCAGGGAGAGCAGGTCCACACATAGAGTTGCGCCTTTTAGAATCACAGCGGCTTTCTGTCCTGTGAACACCGCTACACGGTCCTTAAACAGAAGCCGCCGCAATTGAGGTCAGGCTTTACTGAGCACTGGCGGTGCTCGCAGGACGCAACAGCGCGTAGCCGAAAGTTGCATTAGCCATGCGGCACCAAACAGAGACCGATTTGAAATTCGCCAGGTTAACTGAGTCAGGAATTGGATAGCGCTGCGTACCGCTGTAGCTCTGCAATTTGCCTAAGTTGATATAGCTCCCTGAAGTTGTAGCACTGTAGGATTGGGGCGGCCGATCAGCAGTCGTCAGGAGGACATGCAGATCCGGCCCACCTGTATCAGTTCTAAATGCAGAGCTCAACTCCAAAAAGCGATGCCCACCCTGGCGTACAATCCGAACCGTCCCAGCAGTTGGTTTTTCTGCTGCTGCAAAGGTTCCTGTCATCAGAGCAGTAATCTGGCTTTGAGCAACAAGTTCTGAATCTCTAGCCGCAGGGGGAAGAGCTTCCCGTTCCCCGAAGGCATGGCCTGGACTTGAAAGGACAGGGGTCAAAAAAGCAGCAAAACCGAGCAGGAGCAGAGGGATCAACTTCATTGAGCGTAATTCCTTAAATGGTGCTCGCTAACGCCAGGATCTAGATCCTTCTAGGCTTGTTAGCTTCTCGACTTAAGCAAACCACTTGAAGATGAATTTTCCCTTAGAATCCTGTTAAAGATGGTGGAACAGAATTCTTTTTAGTTGTGAATTTTGAAATAGCCAATATCACACCAATTCATTCTCAAGAAGCTTGAAGCCAGAGCCAGCATATTTCCAGGATTTCAAACAACCATCTAGCAACCAGGTTGCTCCAGCCAGTAAGAGCTTCGGCTCCAATTTAGTTAGAGGCTAGGTTAGCGACAATCTAAACTTAAATCGCCTAAGACATTACCTCACTTCAAAGTCAAGAAGGTTTTGTCAATCTGCAAATATACTGTTCAGCATGTGTGTAAGAATTTAATGGTTTTCATACTTAGAGGATGTCCAATTCACAATGAGAGGCATCTCCTTGGTGCTCTCAACCATATCTGTGCACTATTTCGTACTCTGCCTTGAACCCCACTGAGTCTCTAACCAGTCACAAATGGCCTGACAGCTCTCAGCGCCTTGCGGTTCCTGCAGGCGTTGTTGTAGAGAGGCTTCGGCCCAAGCAGGAATCGCACGGGGACGACCTGAGCGAGCTTTGCGCTTGAGCAACTCGTATAAGCCTCATGCTCGGTAGGCACGCAGCCATTCCTGTAAGGTGGCTCGGTTCCGTCCCAACACAGAAGCGGCCTCCTGCACAGTTTTCGCTTGCTGGCTTTTCAATAGGTACAACAATTAAATCTGTTCTTTGCCAGATGCTGTTTTTTGCTGGCTCAGCAGTTGCTTGGGGTCATCTTCACTTTCTTGAATCTATAGTTTGTAAATTCCTGCCATATCCTATGGTTGAACTCTACACAAGTTTTACACTATCTGTCGTCTCTATTTGGAGAATTGGTATAACTTCTGGAAGCGGACGTTGTGTTCTCACAGGGCCATCTCACAAGCACGTTTCTGTCAATAACCTGACAGCTAGCGATCTTCACTAGACACAGATCATCTTGGAGGCTAAGCTGACTACTTGCTGCGTTTGTGCAGTGACCTTGTTTGCCGTAATGTTGTTATGCCGAGATCGCCCCTCAGTCTCAGTTGTAGGAGCGATCGCGCAGCGGTGTTTGACGACAAATAGGCATTAAGTCGCTGGCTGAAACAGTTCTAGACCAATGCCATCGGGATCTGTGAAGTATGCAAAGGTTGCACCCTTGAGCCCTGGCGAATTGTCTTCGTCTGTGAAAGTGTGGGGTGGAGCAAGAAACTGAATGCCTTTTGCTGTCAACTGCTCATAAACAGCATGGATGTCTGAAACTTCAAAGGCAATATGAATTGAGCCAACGTCTGCACCGGCGCGTGTATTGTCTGCCCCTTGCGGTTGTTGCCACTCAATCAGTTCGAGAACGGTGTTGCCCAACTTGATCAGACAAAATCGGACTCGCGCCCCCTCGTCTCCCATGACCCTTGCTAATCCAGGACCATAC from Leptolyngbya sp. FACHB-261 includes these protein-coding regions:
- a CDS encoding DM13 domain-containing protein yields the protein MKLIPLLLLGFAAFLTPVLSSPGHAFGEREALPPAARDSELVAQSQITALMTGTFAAAEKPTAGTVRIVRQGGHRFLELSSAFRTDTGGPDLHVLLTTADRPPQSYSATTSGSYINLGKLQSYSGTQRYPIPDSVNLANFKSVSVWCRMANATFGYALLRPASTASAQ
- a CDS encoding helix-turn-helix domain-containing protein, with the translated sequence MLYLLKSQQAKTVQEAASVLGRNRATLQEWLRAYRA
- a CDS encoding VOC family protein, giving the protein MQLNHVNHVGASVRNLDRSIEFYRDLTGGELEFVNNMYGPGLARVMGDEGARVRFCLIKLGNTVLELIEWQQPQGADNTRAGADVGSIHIAFEVSDIHAVYEQLTAKGIQFLAPPHTFTDEDNSPGLKGATFAYFTDPDGIGLELFQPAT